One Primulina huaijiensis isolate GDHJ02 chromosome 5, ASM1229523v2, whole genome shotgun sequence DNA segment encodes these proteins:
- the LOC140976091 gene encoding CRM-domain containing factor CFM9, mitochondrial: MFAATARNLQKHSLKAISSLIFNQRMLGSNGCTKFLPCSLNGSSGFSRVDDDFSFSVKRFNLVDGARGYSVKSMRSKVEKRMQRESGKTMREIRRAKKLRKKLMTDEERLIYNLRRAKKKVALLLQKLKKYELPELPPPRHDPELFTPEHLQAYKKIGFRNRNYVPVGVRGVFGGVVQNMHLHWKFHETVQVCCDNFPKEKIKEMATMLARLSGGIVVNIHNVKTIIMFRGRNYRQPKNLIPINTLTKRKALFKARFEQALESQKLNIKKTEQDLRRKGVNPDDPVAMASIQRVASTFFNAIDKREGSPYIFREDKSTQIETDKLQQPQDPEDDSDQEELDRFIAEIEDAADKEWAAEEAAEKEELDRVRYWNRDDFSKFRRDDRIRGEDSEDENRVRTRNWNQTRRRPSVDSESEDDNDSKLDHEWDSNDDENRDGDGEDSEEDLDKLPWSKLERQNDNKIGRANSKGFERNKIGSRGRTNDTSMSEDMLSDLDDAMWGSDEGEEQNLTNSRASINNYQSSSDDENYDQFKIEDKRNSKRGLNSNSGELAEDHSTAKHLSSD, from the exons ATGTTCGCTGCAACTGCGAGAAATCTTCAAAAGCATTCTCTCAAAGCCATATCTTCTTTGATCTTCAATCAGAG GATGTTGGGAAGCAATGGTTGTACGAAGTTTTTGCCTTGTTCTCTCAATGGGAGTTCTGGGTTTTCGCGTGTGGATGACGATTTTAGTTTTTCAGTGAAAAGGTTTAATCTTGTTGATGGAGCTCGCGGGTATTCGGTGAAGAGTATGAGGAGTAAAGTAGAGAAGCGAATGCAGAGGGAATCAGGTAAAACCATGAGGGAGATTCGAAGGGCGAAAAAGTTGAGAAAAAAGTTGATGACGGATGAGGAACGCCTGATTTATAATCTAAGAAGA GCAAAGAAAAAGGTTGCTTTACTCCTTCAGAAGCTGAAAAAGTACGAGTTACCAGAGCTTCCACCTCCACGCCACGACCCTGAGCTGTTTACTCCTGAACATTTACAGGCATATAAGAAGATTGGCTTCAGAAACAGAAATTATGTTCCAGTTGGTGTTCGTGGAGTCTTTGGAGGAGTTGTTCAAAATATGCACCTTCATTGGAAATTCCACGAGACAGTGCAAGTTTGTTGCGATAATTTTCCCAAGGAAAAGATTAAGGAGATGGCAACTATGTTGGCAAGATTGAGCGGTGGCATCGTGGTCAACATACATAACGTGAAAACTATTATCATGTTCCGAGGCCGAAATTATCGTCAGCCAAAGAATTTAATACCTATCAATACTCTCACCAAAAGGAAG GCGCTGTTTAAAGCAAGATTTGAACAAGCACTTGAATCACAGAAGCTTAACATAAAGAAAACAGAACAGGACCTCCGTAGAAAGGGGGTGAATCCCGACGATCCGGTTGCCATGGCCAGCATACAAAGAGTGGCATCCACATTTTTCAATGCAATTGACAAGAGAGAAGGAAGTCCCTACATTTTCCGAGAGGACAAATCAACACAGATCGAAACTGACAAGCTTCAGCAGCCACAGGATCCTGAGGACGACAGTGATCAGGAGGAGCTTGACCGATTCATTGCTGAGATAGAAGATGCAGCTGACAAAGAATGGGCTGCAGAGGAAGCAGCAGAGAAAGAAGAACTTGATCGTGTTAGATATTGGAACAGAGATGATTTTAGTAAATTCAGAAGAGATGACAGGATCAGAGGTGAAGATTCAGAGGATGAAAACAGGGTAAGGACGAGAAATTGGAATCAGACTCGTAGGAGGCCCTCAGTAGATAGTGAAAGTGAAGATGACAACGATTCCAAGCTTGATCATGAATGGGATTCCAATGATGATGAGAATCGTGATGGTGATGGCGAGGACTCTGAGGAGGATCTTGATAAACTCCCCTGGAGTAAATTGGAAAGACAGAACGATAATAAGATTGGTAGAGCCAACTCAAAGGGATTCGAGAGAAATAAAATTGGATCTAGGGGCAGGACGAACGACACATCTATGTCAGAAGATATGCTAAGTGACCTCGATGATGCTATGTGGGGGTCAGACGAGGGGGAAGAACAAAACCTGACAAATTCTAGAGCATCAATTAACAATTACCAAAGCAGTAGTGATGACGAGAACTACGATCAGTTCAAGatagaagataaaagaaattcTAAGAGGGGCTTAAATAGCAATAGTGGTGAGTTGGCAGAAGACCATT